Proteins encoded in a region of the Candidatus Cloacimonadota bacterium genome:
- a CDS encoding diguanylate cyclase, whose amino-acid sequence MKELQISILYVEDEHIILQSVKDMLEGKVRNLYLAMSAEEALDLFKKHKPDVVITDIKMPGMDGLELLREIKKIKLDTKLVVLTAFGKRNYLMDAISIGVDKFILKPVEEDFYYKELQDLSRSIKLEKQLRLEEERRRKAQKELEEANKRLSKLARTDPLTGLSNRRDIYEKIEYEIKRFERNNIPFSIVIGDIDDFKDVNDNLGHDAGDFVLFSIARHIRSMLRKQDVVGRWGGEEFILMLPNTNLEGAKIITERVRKSIKEKVIQYKENDVSITITFGISVFDEMEPINDCIKKSDTALYKGKKEGKNCVTV is encoded by the coding sequence ATGAAAGAACTTCAAATATCAATTTTATATGTAGAAGATGAACATATCATTCTTCAATCAGTAAAAGATATGCTTGAGGGTAAAGTCAGGAATCTTTATCTAGCGATGAGTGCCGAGGAAGCCCTGGATCTCTTTAAAAAACATAAACCAGATGTGGTGATCACAGATATTAAAATGCCCGGTATGGATGGGCTTGAATTACTACGCGAGATCAAGAAAATTAAACTCGACACAAAACTTGTCGTGTTAACAGCGTTCGGAAAAAGGAATTATCTCATGGATGCAATTTCCATAGGCGTAGATAAGTTTATTCTCAAGCCCGTTGAAGAGGATTTCTATTATAAAGAACTCCAGGACCTTTCCAGATCGATCAAGCTTGAAAAACAACTCAGGCTTGAAGAGGAGCGAAGGAGAAAGGCACAGAAAGAGCTAGAAGAAGCTAATAAACGATTAAGTAAATTAGCACGAACAGATCCTTTGACTGGACTATCAAATAGAAGAGATATATATGAGAAAATAGAGTATGAGATAAAACGTTTTGAGAGAAATAATATTCCCTTTTCCATAGTGATCGGAGATATTGATGATTTTAAGGATGTGAATGATAATCTTGGCCATGATGCTGGTGATTTTGTTCTCTTCTCCATAGCTCGGCATATACGTTCAATGCTCAGAAAACAGGATGTTGTTGGACGATGGGGCGGAGAAGAATTTATACTTATGCTGCCAAACACAAACCTGGAAGGTGCCAAGATCATAACTGAAAGAGTTCGGAAGTCGATTAAAGAAAAAGTTATTCAATATAAAGAGAATGATGTTTCAATAACAATTACCTTCGGAATTTCAGTGTTTGATGAAATGGAGCCAATCAACGATTGCATAAAAAAATCAGATACTGCATTATATAAAGGGAAAAAGGAAGGGAAGAACTGTGTGACAGTTTGA